A genomic window from Oceanobacillus timonensis includes:
- the rpsU gene encoding 30S ribosomal protein S21: MSNNTTRVRKNESLEDALRRFKRSVSKSGTLQEYRKREHYEKPSVRRKKKSEAARKRKF; encoded by the coding sequence ATGTCAAATAATACAACTCGCGTTCGTAAAAACGAGTCTCTTGAGGATGCTCTTCGTCGCTTTAAGCGTAGTGTATCAAAAAGTGGTACATTACAAGAATATCGTAAACGTGAACACTATGAAAAACCTAGTGTACGCCGTAAGAAGAAATCAGAGGCTGCTAGAAAACGTAAATTCTAA
- the deoC gene encoding deoxyribose-phosphate aldolase has protein sequence MNLASYIDHTLLKPESTKNQIAKIVEEAKENNFASVCIQPHWVVYCASELKDSPVKVCTVIGFPLGATTTQTKVYEAKEAIENGAAEVDMVINIGELKSGNEALVKADIKAVVDAAKEKALTKVIIETALLTDEEKVLACQLAKEAGADFVKTSTGFSGGGATVEDVKLMRKTVGPEMGVKASGGIRDLETTEAMIEAGATRIGASAGVEIVAGKEGTSDY, from the coding sequence ATGAACTTAGCGTCTTATATAGACCACACATTATTAAAGCCTGAATCAACAAAGAACCAAATTGCAAAAATTGTCGAAGAGGCTAAAGAAAATAACTTTGCTTCTGTTTGTATCCAGCCGCATTGGGTTGTTTACTGTGCGAGTGAATTGAAAGATTCCCCCGTCAAAGTCTGTACGGTTATCGGTTTTCCTTTAGGAGCGACAACAACACAGACAAAGGTTTATGAAGCAAAAGAAGCCATCGAAAATGGAGCAGCTGAAGTAGACATGGTGATCAACATCGGAGAATTAAAATCTGGAAATGAAGCGTTAGTGAAAGCAGATATAAAAGCTGTTGTAGATGCTGCGAAAGAAAAAGCATTAACGAAAGTCATTATAGAAACGGCTTTATTAACAGATGAAGAGAAAGTGCTTGCCTGCCAATTAGCAAAAGAAGCAGGAGCAGACTTTGTAAAAACATCCACAGGATTTTCCGGCGGCGGTGCAACTGTAGAAGATGTAAAGTTGATGCGGAAAACAGTCGGACCGGAAATGGGAGTAAAAGCGTCTGGAGGAATACGTGATTTGGAAACAACGGAAGCGATGATCGAAGCCGGTGCAACACGAATTGGTGCCAGTGCAGGAGTGGAAATTGTTGCCGGTAAAGAAGGAACTTCAGATTATTAA
- the mtaB gene encoding tRNA (N(6)-L-threonylcarbamoyladenosine(37)-C(2))-methylthiotransferase MtaB, with protein MAEKLPKTVSFHTLGCKVNHYETEGIWRMFKEQGYERVDFDHDADVYVINTCTVTNTGDKKSRQTIRRAIRKNPDAVVCVTGCYAQTSPGEIMEIPGVDVVVGTQERKNIFTYIEEHEKTKEPVNGVSNIMKNRVFEEMDVPVFTDRTRASLKIQEGCNNFCTFCIIPWSRGLLRSRDPENVIDQANKLVEAGYKELVLTGIHTAGYGEDLKDYNFAMLLEELEQVEGLERIRISSIEASQITDEVIRVLDTSKKIVRHLHIPLQAGSDSVLTRMRRKYSTDFYRQKVKKIQKALPGLAITSDVIVGFPGETEEEFQETCDFIKEIGYSELHVFPFSRRTGTPAARMDNQVEDDVKDRRVHELITLSDQLAKEYASKYQDEVLEVIPEEHASEQEDNHLIGYTDNYMKVQFEGSADLIGKIVKVKITESGYPINKGVFVRVMDHATHVAEKNA; from the coding sequence ATGGCTGAAAAATTGCCAAAAACCGTGAGCTTTCACACACTAGGATGTAAAGTCAATCATTACGAGACCGAGGGCATCTGGAGAATGTTCAAGGAGCAGGGCTATGAACGTGTGGATTTTGATCACGATGCAGACGTTTATGTAATCAATACATGCACGGTTACCAACACTGGTGATAAAAAAAGCAGACAGACTATCCGTCGTGCAATTAGAAAGAATCCGGATGCGGTTGTTTGTGTCACAGGATGCTATGCGCAGACTTCCCCTGGTGAAATTATGGAGATTCCTGGCGTGGATGTCGTTGTCGGCACGCAGGAACGAAAAAATATTTTTACCTATATTGAAGAGCATGAAAAAACGAAAGAACCGGTAAACGGTGTATCGAACATTATGAAAAATCGTGTGTTTGAAGAGATGGACGTACCTGTATTTACCGATCGCACACGGGCGTCACTCAAAATTCAGGAAGGATGCAATAACTTCTGCACATTTTGTATTATTCCGTGGTCAAGAGGACTACTGCGTTCCAGAGATCCTGAAAATGTGATTGACCAGGCTAATAAATTAGTCGAAGCAGGATATAAGGAGCTTGTCCTGACAGGAATACATACAGCAGGGTACGGAGAGGATTTAAAAGACTATAATTTTGCGATGCTGCTGGAAGAACTGGAACAGGTCGAAGGATTAGAGCGTATCCGTATCAGTTCCATTGAAGCGAGCCAAATTACAGATGAGGTTATTCGTGTACTGGATACAAGTAAAAAAATTGTCCGCCACTTGCATATTCCGCTGCAAGCTGGTTCCGATTCGGTATTAACCAGAATGCGCCGAAAGTATTCCACGGATTTTTACCGTCAAAAAGTGAAAAAAATACAAAAAGCATTGCCGGGACTTGCTATTACTTCAGATGTTATTGTCGGATTTCCGGGAGAAACAGAAGAAGAATTCCAGGAGACATGTGATTTCATTAAAGAAATTGGGTATTCCGAGCTTCACGTATTTCCATTCTCCCGAAGAACTGGAACGCCGGCAGCAAGAATGGACAATCAGGTGGAAGATGACGTAAAAGATAGACGCGTGCATGAATTAATTACCTTATCCGACCAGCTTGCAAAAGAATATGCTTCCAAATATCAAGATGAAGTATTGGAAGTGATTCCGGAAGAACATGCAAGTGAACAGGAAGATAATCATTTGATCGGATATACAGATAATTATATGAAAGTACAATTTGAAGGTTCAGCCGATTTAATTGGTAAAATTGTTAAAGTGAAAATAACAGAATCCGGATACCCGATAAATAAAGGTGTTTTTGTACGTGTGATGGATCATGCGACACATGTTGCAGAAAAAAACGCATAA
- a CDS encoding EcsC family protein — MEYETVVLKEILDWRNKMLKKSSLFNQLSKKAQKKMNNMIPEKAHQIITDSIKNMVKATLVGSNMTTKKPKPTELSLFERDEMAKEKLISYRKTAVVEGAGTGAGGIFFGLADFPLLLSIKMKFLFELAAVYGYDANEYEERLFILHVFQLAFSSDEKRKDTFYILENWEQEKGELADMDWRVFQQEYRDYIDLVKMLQLIPGLGAIVGAYANHNLMDTLGETAMNAYRMRQFERNKLKNQ, encoded by the coding sequence ATGGAATATGAAACAGTTGTATTGAAAGAAATTCTGGATTGGCGTAATAAAATGTTGAAAAAATCCAGTCTTTTTAATCAGTTATCGAAAAAAGCACAAAAGAAAATGAATAACATGATCCCTGAGAAGGCGCATCAAATTATTACAGACAGCATTAAAAATATGGTAAAGGCTACGTTGGTCGGCTCCAATATGACAACTAAGAAACCCAAACCAACCGAACTTTCCTTGTTTGAACGGGATGAAATGGCCAAGGAAAAGTTAATCTCCTATCGTAAAACAGCCGTCGTTGAAGGTGCGGGAACGGGCGCAGGGGGCATTTTCTTTGGACTTGCAGATTTTCCGTTGCTATTGTCCATCAAGATGAAGTTTTTGTTTGAACTGGCAGCAGTTTATGGCTATGATGCCAATGAATATGAGGAGCGGCTGTTTATTCTCCATGTCTTCCAGCTTGCCTTTTCCAGTGATGAAAAACGGAAGGATACCTTTTATATACTTGAAAATTGGGAGCAGGAGAAGGGGGAGCTGGCTGATATGGATTGGCGTGTTTTTCAGCAGGAATATCGCGATTATATCGATTTGGTTAAAATGCTGCAGCTCATTCCAGGGCTTGGTGCCATCGTCGGTGCATATGCCAATCATAATTTGATGGATACCCTTGGAGAGACGGCAATGAATGCGTATAGGATGCGCCAGTTTGAACGAAATAAGTTGAAGAATCAATGA
- a CDS encoding YiiX/YebB-like N1pC/P60 family cysteine hydrolase has product MNIKKMYLLLVNMLLLFFLIFLLSVQQLNIYAVIYAVSAVLLIGHLWLSQNKKTTKIIFTIIYLLIMSAQRVFNTLFVFSGTDAGILFLMKKMIAVIFMLVPFCVLYVMYLYTIQNVFSHSVKDAATISFNTMKEMQKSAVSLGDKLKKGRSSLSRENLNEIMEDIPRHSYTKYVNKNSLTDAFFEECQRSLADEHLYIVISSTGSPASELIAVFTQKVYNHVSISFDRDLKTIVSYNGGEKVSPPGLNQEQLMQFHKKDDAEILVYSLKVSREQKQMIIDKVKEMNDTGSVYNFVGLVTKFSVRPNIMFCSQFVYNMLKVAGLEYFQSPATKIKPTDLVEKDYFRKLAFCYQIKFNEL; this is encoded by the coding sequence ATGAATATAAAAAAGATGTATCTATTATTAGTAAATATGCTGCTTCTATTCTTTTTGATTTTTTTGCTTTCCGTACAGCAATTAAACATATATGCAGTCATCTACGCTGTTTCGGCAGTACTTCTGATTGGCCATCTTTGGCTGTCACAGAATAAAAAAACAACAAAAATTATTTTCACGATCATTTATTTACTGATCATGTCTGCGCAGCGGGTATTTAATACGTTATTTGTGTTTTCCGGTACGGATGCCGGTATATTATTTCTCATGAAGAAAATGATTGCTGTAATTTTTATGCTGGTTCCTTTTTGTGTGTTGTATGTTATGTATTTATATACGATACAAAACGTCTTTTCCCATTCTGTAAAAGATGCTGCAACCATCAGTTTTAACACGATGAAAGAAATGCAAAAAAGTGCTGTCAGTTTGGGGGATAAATTGAAGAAAGGCAGGAGCTCATTATCCAGGGAAAATTTAAATGAAATCATGGAAGATATTCCAAGACACAGCTATACGAAGTATGTAAATAAAAATTCCTTAACCGATGCTTTCTTTGAGGAGTGTCAGCGAAGTTTAGCGGATGAGCATTTGTATATCGTTATTTCAAGTACCGGAAGTCCTGCAAGCGAGCTAATCGCTGTTTTTACTCAAAAAGTATATAACCATGTTTCCATCAGTTTTGACAGAGACTTAAAAACAATTGTGAGTTATAACGGTGGAGAAAAAGTTTCCCCTCCCGGATTGAATCAAGAGCAATTGATGCAATTTCACAAAAAGGACGATGCTGAAATATTAGTTTACAGTCTGAAGGTTTCCAGGGAACAAAAGCAAATGATTATAGATAAAGTAAAGGAAATGAATGACACAGGCAGTGTCTATAATTTTGTGGGGCTGGTTACAAAATTCTCCGTCCGTCCCAATATTATGTTTTGTTCACAGTTCGTATATAATATGTTGAAGGTGGCCGGATTGGAATATTTTCAGAGCCCCGCTACTAAAATAAAACCGACTGATTTAGTGGAAAAAGATTATTTTAGAAAATTGGCGTTCTGTTATCAAATTAAATTTAATGAGCTGTGA
- a CDS encoding ABC transporter permease, producing the protein MRNIMQAEYKKIFFLRFSKMYLLFTIGISLALGFIFAVTTNVTQGTAITDLSVMEVVSANMLGVDLASILLIVFTALTISREFTAETIYTTLATVPNRKKLFLGKYIIFFLLSIAMSILMAALISDQSTHSDGQ; encoded by the coding sequence ATGAGAAACATTATGCAAGCGGAATATAAAAAGATTTTCTTTCTTCGTTTTTCGAAAATGTATTTGCTTTTTACTATTGGAATCAGCTTAGCCCTCGGATTTATCTTTGCTGTGACTACCAATGTGACGCAGGGAACCGCGATTACAGATTTATCCGTCATGGAGGTCGTATCAGCAAATATGTTAGGTGTGGACCTCGCCAGTATTCTATTGATCGTTTTTACAGCGTTAACGATATCCAGAGAATTCACTGCAGAAACGATTTATACTACGTTAGCAACTGTTCCGAACCGAAAAAAGTTATTTTTAGGAAAATATATTATCTTTTTCCTGCTCTCCATCGCAATGAGTATTCTGATGGCAGCTCTCATATCTGACCAGTCAACTCATTCTGACGGCCAATAA
- a CDS encoding ABC transporter ATP-binding protein, whose protein sequence is MIEMNHLTKTFKGTISVNQLSLTIQPGVVTGFLGPNGAGKSTTMKMILGCMHPSEGSVTIDGQRYKNLKHPVSKVGAFIHADAVNPKLTAKQHLEIIAAASGISGKQITTMLKETGLEKVTDKPIGTFSLGMKQRLGIAAALLGDPETVILDEPFNGLDVDGIHWLRALTKRLAREGKAVLVSSHLMSEMQMIADRMIILAQGNLIADMTIDELAQNSLGSFVKVTCEDNDKLQAFLAKKGAEVKQAENGELHVYQLGKEQIGITAKEEQLALYELTKVQPSLEDLFVELTEGKADYVSTDTLLTKGRETP, encoded by the coding sequence ATGATTGAAATGAATCATTTAACGAAAACCTTTAAGGGTACCATTTCTGTGAATCAATTATCGCTGACCATTCAACCAGGTGTTGTGACTGGATTTTTGGGCCCGAACGGTGCAGGGAAATCAACGACGATGAAAATGATTTTGGGATGCATGCATCCGAGCGAAGGAAGTGTAACGATTGATGGGCAGCGTTATAAAAATTTGAAGCATCCAGTTTCTAAAGTAGGAGCTTTCATACATGCAGATGCAGTCAATCCCAAATTAACGGCAAAACAGCATTTAGAAATCATCGCTGCAGCAAGCGGTATTTCCGGGAAGCAAATAACGACAATGCTGAAGGAAACGGGATTGGAAAAGGTAACAGACAAGCCAATCGGCACATTTTCTTTAGGAATGAAACAGCGCTTAGGAATTGCCGCGGCTCTATTAGGTGATCCGGAAACGGTTATTTTAGATGAGCCATTTAATGGATTGGATGTGGACGGTATTCATTGGCTGCGTGCGCTGACGAAAAGGCTGGCACGGGAGGGAAAAGCAGTACTTGTCTCCAGTCACCTCATGAGCGAAATGCAAATGATAGCCGACCGGATGATTATTCTGGCACAAGGAAATCTAATTGCGGATATGACTATCGATGAATTAGCACAAAACAGTCTCGGTTCCTTTGTCAAAGTAACATGCGAAGATAATGACAAATTACAAGCCTTTCTAGCGAAAAAAGGGGCAGAGGTGAAACAGGCGGAAAACGGCGAGCTTCATGTTTACCAATTAGGCAAGGAACAAATTGGAATAACAGCAAAAGAAGAACAATTGGCTTTATATGAATTAACGAAAGTACAGCCTTCCTTAGAAGATTTATTTGTAGAATTAACAGAAGGAAAAGCAGATTATGTATCAACAGATACCCTTCTGACAAAAGGCAGGGAAACACCATGA
- a CDS encoding MerR family transcriptional regulator has product MKNENKFSIGEISKLTGVTVRTLQYYDNIQLVPLQKNETSKRRYYTESDLTRLQQVLFYKSLGLKIKDIATLLEESSNAEQFRNVLEKQRDIFYYKLHDIKSNIAMIETSLAGMEENDALPLGNLVQLMISLNKDTVYQYKDVPFDKKAEDTFIEHYQNQEAVIEVYWDWKALILEAVAHILHDIEPESEQGQDFAKRWIEMVVSITDGSKELLNVYKDSYKNREQWPKEDQQLIDFTNTFIDKAVDHYLSAGKADVWRNHND; this is encoded by the coding sequence GTGAAAAATGAAAATAAATTTTCCATCGGAGAAATCTCCAAGCTTACTGGAGTCACCGTCCGGACATTACAATATTACGATAATATTCAATTAGTACCATTACAAAAAAATGAAACAAGTAAACGGAGATATTATACAGAGTCCGACTTAACCCGGCTGCAACAGGTTCTGTTCTACAAATCTTTAGGATTAAAAATTAAAGATATTGCGACATTATTAGAAGAAAGCTCCAATGCGGAGCAGTTTCGGAATGTATTAGAAAAGCAGCGAGACATCTTTTACTATAAACTGCATGATATCAAAAGCAACATTGCTATGATCGAAACGAGTTTGGCCGGAATGGAAGAAAATGATGCACTTCCTTTGGGAAATCTGGTGCAATTAATGATTTCTTTAAATAAGGATACGGTTTATCAATATAAAGATGTTCCCTTTGATAAAAAAGCAGAAGATACTTTTATAGAGCATTATCAGAACCAAGAAGCAGTTATAGAAGTTTATTGGGACTGGAAAGCACTTATCCTGGAAGCTGTTGCGCATATACTCCATGATATCGAGCCGGAGAGTGAACAGGGACAGGACTTTGCGAAAAGGTGGATTGAGATGGTAGTAAGTATTACAGACGGAAGCAAGGAGTTACTCAATGTATATAAAGATTCTTATAAAAATCGGGAGCAATGGCCAAAGGAGGACCAGCAGCTGATTGACTTCACGAATACGTTTATCGATAAGGCGGTAGACCACTATTTATCTGCAGGCAAGGCAGACGTTTGGAGGAATCACAATGATTGA
- a CDS encoding catalase: MSDNNQHSPQGRRIPVRKTEAATKHANRQPKQTDNPEALYSQTVGKNGPILEQDSILHESLENLVHEKIVERPLHVKGYGAFGYFETLHSMSAYTKLPFLQQAGQTVPVAVRFSLGASNKGTPDTLRNVRGFSTKFYTDDGIFDLICNHLPIFSLRDPRRFAESVEAMAPSPKNNLMDPNRLWRFVASTPESTAFFVRLFSDHGTVKSFRHIPGHSVSTYVWRNAEGRRRYIKYLWVPFDGVEYITNEEAEKLAAMNPDYSGEDLFQTIANGETVEYGLYVQMMDPREAEQLPYDPLDDTKVWDERMFPPHPVGKMVLNRNPDNYMEQVEKIAFSPSNLLDGAELSNDRILQGRSNIYWDSQRYRIGPRFRDVPVNAQKHWQPDDLQTSGEGTYVEGKLVRTDITMQDDFTQAGEFYQSLSQTGKSHLVSNLVGALTGVERNLQVQSLHYFSLASRELGERVSAGLRQ; the protein is encoded by the coding sequence ATGAGCGATAACAACCAACATTCCCCACAAGGAAGGCGTATCCCTGTTCGTAAAACAGAAGCAGCAACTAAGCATGCTAATCGTCAGCCTAAACAGACCGATAATCCGGAAGCACTTTATTCACAGACGGTTGGCAAAAATGGCCCGATACTGGAGCAGGACAGTATTTTGCACGAATCACTGGAGAACCTTGTTCATGAAAAAATCGTGGAACGGCCTTTACACGTGAAAGGATACGGAGCTTTCGGTTATTTCGAAACATTGCACAGTATGAGCGCATACACCAAACTCCCCTTTCTTCAGCAAGCTGGCCAAACCGTTCCGGTCGCCGTCCGTTTTTCCCTTGGAGCGAGCAATAAAGGTACGCCGGATACGCTGCGAAATGTGCGCGGTTTTTCAACGAAGTTCTATACAGATGATGGCATCTTTGATTTGATCTGTAATCATCTTCCTATCTTTTCGTTGCGGGATCCGAGACGTTTTGCAGAAAGTGTGGAAGCTATGGCACCATCACCGAAAAATAATTTGATGGATCCGAACCGGCTTTGGAGATTTGTCGCCAGTACGCCGGAATCCACCGCTTTTTTTGTTCGGCTGTTTTCCGATCATGGCACAGTTAAAAGCTTTCGTCACATCCCCGGCCACAGTGTCAGTACGTACGTATGGCGAAATGCGGAAGGCAGACGCCGCTACATTAAATATCTTTGGGTTCCATTTGATGGCGTGGAATACATTACAAATGAGGAGGCAGAAAAACTTGCTGCCATGAATCCGGATTATTCCGGCGAAGACCTTTTTCAAACGATAGCAAACGGAGAAACCGTTGAATACGGATTATACGTACAAATGATGGACCCAAGAGAAGCAGAACAGCTTCCATATGATCCGCTTGACGACACAAAAGTGTGGGATGAAAGGATGTTCCCGCCTCATCCAGTCGGAAAAATGGTGCTGAATCGCAATCCGGATAACTACATGGAGCAGGTAGAGAAGATTGCATTCTCCCCATCGAACTTATTAGATGGCGCAGAATTGTCCAATGACAGAATCCTGCAAGGACGCTCGAATATTTATTGGGATTCGCAGCGTTATCGTATTGGTCCCCGATTCCGTGATGTGCCGGTAAATGCGCAAAAGCATTGGCAGCCGGACGATTTACAAACCAGCGGAGAAGGTACCTATGTAGAAGGGAAACTTGTGCGCACAGATATCACCATGCAAGATGATTTTACGCAGGCGGGAGAGTTCTATCAATCCTTATCACAGACTGGAAAATCGCATCTTGTATCGAATCTTGTTGGGGCATTAACAGGCGTGGAGCGGAATTTGCAGGTGCAGAGTCTTCACTATTTTTCCCTTGCTTCCCGTGAACTTGGGGAACGTGTATCAGCCGGGTTGCGGCAATAA
- a CDS encoding Bcr/CflA family efflux MFS transporter has protein sequence MQHNPTGAARLGLALLLGLLAFLGPLNIDMYLPSFPEITQDLDTSASLVQVSLTACLLGLAIGQLFAGPISDAQGRRKPLLIATFLFALASILCAVAPNIIVLIAMRFLQGLTASAGVVLSRAVVRDVFSGQALTKFFSLLMVINAIAPMVAPMIGGFILAFESTSWKSIFYFLSIVGLLMVIIVAMKLKETLPSHKRIPSSAGASIKTMGSLMKDRSFIGYALVVGFIHGGSFAYVSGTPFVYQDIYGVSPQVFSVLFGINGLAIITGSFIIGRFSGIIPEKKMLQTAVTTALAATFLLLIMTIIEGPLTLIVLFIFIYMTTMGMILTSTFTLGMAKQDHRAGSASAILGMLPLLLGSVFSPLAGISEESAIPMGTIIFTTTLIGFIVFFTLVKKDEAKAS, from the coding sequence ATACAACATAATCCAACAGGAGCAGCCCGGTTAGGACTTGCATTGCTTCTCGGGCTGCTTGCTTTTTTAGGGCCGCTTAATATTGATATGTATTTGCCAAGTTTTCCGGAGATTACGCAAGATTTAGACACCAGTGCATCTCTGGTGCAGGTAAGTTTAACTGCGTGTTTACTGGGGCTTGCAATCGGGCAATTATTTGCCGGTCCAATCAGTGATGCGCAGGGCAGAAGGAAGCCGTTATTGATTGCTACGTTTTTGTTTGCTTTGGCTTCTATCCTTTGCGCAGTAGCTCCGAATATTATCGTGTTGATTGCAATGCGGTTTTTACAGGGATTAACAGCTTCAGCTGGCGTGGTCCTTTCTCGTGCAGTCGTGCGGGATGTATTCAGCGGGCAGGCACTGACGAAGTTTTTTTCATTATTAATGGTGATTAATGCCATTGCGCCGATGGTTGCCCCGATGATTGGCGGTTTTATTCTGGCATTTGAATCAACTAGCTGGAAAAGTATCTTTTACTTTTTAAGTATCGTCGGTCTGCTTATGGTTATTATTGTTGCGATGAAATTGAAAGAGACCTTGCCCTCTCATAAGCGGATACCGAGTTCTGCAGGGGCCTCGATAAAAACGATGGGCAGTCTGATGAAAGACCGTTCCTTTATCGGCTATGCCCTGGTCGTTGGTTTTATCCATGGCGGCAGCTTTGCTTATGTGTCCGGGACGCCGTTTGTCTATCAAGATATCTATGGTGTATCCCCACAAGTATTTAGTGTATTATTTGGGATCAATGGTCTGGCGATTATAACAGGCAGTTTTATTATCGGCCGTTTCAGCGGAATCATTCCTGAAAAAAAGATGCTGCAAACAGCTGTTACTACGGCTCTCGCAGCTACGTTTTTATTGCTTATCATGACAATCATCGAAGGCCCTTTAACACTAATCGTTCTATTCATTTTTATCTATATGACGACGATGGGGATGATATTGACAAGTACGTTTACATTGGGAATGGCTAAACAGGATCACCGCGCAGGAAGTGCGAGCGCCATTTTGGGCATGCTTCCGTTGTTACTTGGTTCCGTTTTTTCACCGCTCGCAGGCATAAGCGAGGAATCTGCCATTCCGATGGGAACGATTATATTTACGACCACGCTTATTGGTTTTATTGTTTTCTTTACACTTGTTAAAAAAGACGAGGCAAAAGCATCGTAA
- a CDS encoding 16S rRNA (uracil(1498)-N(3))-methyltransferase yields MQRYFISKEQVTDQTVKIIGEDVHHITKVMRNKPGDEIICNTDDGRAACCKIVEVHETEVQVEIENWLDESAELPVKVTVAQGIPKGDKFEWILQKGTELGAAKFIPFAADRSVAKWNDQKFSKKANRFRKILKEASEQSHRNRIPDLSPVMQLKALIKESESYTVKLFAYEEEAKGEAGNTSAFAFVLSSLSDGDRILLVIGPEGGISEQEANQLKASGFQAIRLGKRILRTETAALYALTGISYHLEELMFKN; encoded by the coding sequence ATGCAGCGTTATTTTATTTCGAAAGAACAGGTGACAGATCAAACTGTCAAGATTATAGGCGAGGATGTGCATCATATAACAAAGGTGATGCGGAATAAACCCGGTGATGAAATTATTTGTAATACGGATGACGGACGTGCAGCATGTTGTAAAATTGTAGAAGTACATGAAACAGAGGTGCAGGTAGAAATTGAAAATTGGCTGGATGAATCTGCTGAATTACCAGTCAAAGTAACGGTTGCACAAGGAATTCCAAAAGGAGATAAGTTTGAATGGATTCTACAAAAAGGGACAGAGCTGGGAGCTGCAAAATTTATTCCATTTGCAGCAGATCGATCGGTGGCCAAATGGAATGACCAGAAGTTTTCCAAAAAAGCAAATCGTTTCCGTAAGATTTTAAAAGAAGCTAGTGAGCAGAGCCATCGCAATCGGATTCCTGATCTGTCTCCTGTCATGCAGTTGAAAGCATTAATCAAAGAAAGCGAATCTTATACAGTAAAGCTTTTTGCATATGAAGAAGAGGCAAAAGGAGAGGCTGGAAATACTTCTGCTTTCGCTTTTGTATTGAGCAGCTTATCTGATGGGGACCGTATCTTGCTTGTTATCGGTCCGGAAGGCGGTATTTCTGAACAAGAAGCTAACCAGCTTAAAGCATCAGGGTTTCAGGCAATCCGGCTTGGAAAGCGGATTTTGCGTACAGAAACAGCAGCGTTATATGCGTTAACTGGTATTTCTTATCATTTGGAAGAGCTCATGTTTAAAAATTAG
- the prmA gene encoding 50S ribosomal protein L11 methyltransferase: MKWSEITILTTNEAVEPISNILHETGASGLVIEDPLDLEYFEGEGFGEVVELDPNDYPDEGVRVKAYLPMNSFLGETVDEIKQAINQLLLYDIDIGKNQVSLSEVHEEEWASAWKKYYKPVKISNRVTITPTWEDYKPVSTDELIIELDPGMAFGTGTHPTTVLSVQGLEAYVQSGDKVIDVGCGSGVLSIASVKLGAASVQAFDLDDIAVKSTNLNVKLNHLSNYVTAKQNNLLDGVEEQADVIVSNILAEIIVRFVEDAYSNLRPGGHFITSGIIQKKKQLVRDRLTEAGFDILSVSEMEDWVSIIAKKPD; the protein is encoded by the coding sequence ATGAAGTGGTCAGAGATTACCATTCTTACAACAAACGAAGCAGTAGAGCCTATTTCTAATATTTTACATGAGACCGGAGCGAGTGGATTAGTGATTGAAGATCCATTGGATTTGGAGTATTTTGAGGGAGAAGGTTTTGGAGAAGTCGTGGAACTGGATCCCAATGATTATCCGGATGAAGGCGTCCGTGTCAAGGCATACTTGCCAATGAACAGTTTTTTAGGAGAAACAGTTGATGAGATTAAACAAGCAATCAATCAGTTATTGCTGTATGACATTGATATTGGGAAGAACCAGGTGAGCCTAAGTGAAGTCCATGAAGAGGAATGGGCAAGCGCATGGAAAAAATACTATAAACCCGTTAAAATATCCAATCGTGTGACGATTACGCCAACTTGGGAGGACTACAAGCCGGTATCAACGGATGAATTAATTATTGAGCTGGATCCAGGGATGGCTTTTGGAACAGGTACCCATCCGACAACAGTATTGAGTGTCCAAGGGCTGGAAGCTTATGTGCAGTCGGGTGATAAAGTGATAGATGTCGGCTGTGGATCAGGTGTCTTAAGCATTGCTTCGGTGAAATTAGGTGCTGCATCTGTACAAGCTTTTGATTTAGATGATATAGCTGTAAAAAGTACCAATTTAAATGTGAAATTAAATCATCTTTCAAACTATGTGACGGCAAAACAGAATAATTTGCTGGATGGTGTAGAAGAGCAGGCGGATGTCATTGTCTCCAACATTCTTGCGGAGATTATTGTCCGTTTTGTAGAAGATGCTTACAGCAATCTTCGTCCCGGTGGCCATTTTATTACTTCTGGTATTATTCAAAAGAAGAAACAATTGGTTCGTGACAGGTTAACAGAAGCAGGGTTTGATATTCTGTCTGTCAGCGAAATGGAAGATTGGGTTTCCATTATTGCCAAGAAACCGGATTAA